TCGCCGAAGGGCGGGCGGCCCATCTGGTCCCGCACGGGCGTGACCGGCGGGTTGGTGAGCGAGCGGCGCTGCCAGTTGGCCCCGTCGACCACGAGGGTGTGGCCGGTGACGAAGGCGGCGTAGGGTGAGGCCAGCCAGGTGGCCGCCCACCCCAGCTCGCGCAGGCGGCCGGTGCGGAGGGCGGGCTGGGCCCGCTCCCGGTCGTCGACGGCGGTGCGGTCGAGGTTGCCCCGGATGTCGGCGGTCATGTCCTCGTGGGGGAACAGGCCGGGCACCAGGCCGTTGACCCGGATCCCGTAGGGCGCCCACTCGACCGCCAGCGACTCGGTCATGTTCTTGACCCCGGCCTTGGCCGCCGCGCTGTGGGCGAAGCCGGGCCCGCCGGTCCAGGCGTAGCTGGCCCCGACGTTGACCACCGCCGCCGGCGTGCTCGCGGCCAGGTGGCGACGGGCCAGCTCGCGGGCGCACAGGAAGGTGCCGTTGAGGGTGATGTCGACGACGGTCCGCCAGGCGTTGGGCGACAGGTCCTCGGCGGGGGAGGGGAAGTTGGCCGCGGCGTTGCTCACCAGCACGCCGGGGACGCCGAAGGCCTCGGTGGCCACGTCGAAGGCGGCGGCGACGGCCTCCGCGTCGCGGATGTCGCAGGCCACGCCGAGGGCCCGGGCCCCGACCTCGGTGATCGCAGCCTCACCCTGGGCCCGGTGCTCCTCCTTGCGGCTGGCGACCACCACGTCGGCGCCCAGGCGGGCGAACTCCACCGCGATGGCCCGGCCCAGCCCGGTGCCGCCACCGGTGACGAGCACGCACGTGCCCTCGTAGGTGCCGGCGGGCAGGGCCGAGGCACCGAGCGGGGGCGGCTCCGGGAGCCCGGGCGGCGGGTCGGCCACGTCAGCTCCCCGTGTAGCGCGGGGCCCGGCCCTCGGCCTCGGCCGCCCGCTTCTCGGCCAGGTCGTCGGAGCGGTTGACGAACGTCTGGGCGATGAGCTCCTCGTCCATCGACGACCGCAGCGTCGGCTCGGAGAGGTGGCGGATCACCCGGCGGGCCATCTTCACCGTCACCGCCGGCGCGGCTGCCACCCTCTCGGCC
Above is a window of Iamia majanohamensis DNA encoding:
- a CDS encoding SDR family oxidoreductase — its product is MADPPPGLPEPPPLGASALPAGTYEGTCVLVTGGGTGLGRAIAVEFARLGADVVVASRKEEHRAQGEAAITEVGARALGVACDIRDAEAVAAAFDVATEAFGVPGVLVSNAAANFPSPAEDLSPNAWRTVVDITLNGTFLCARELARRHLAASTPAAVVNVGASYAWTGGPGFAHSAAAKAGVKNMTESLAVEWAPYGIRVNGLVPGLFPHEDMTADIRGNLDRTAVDDRERAQPALRTGRLRELGWAATWLASPYAAFVTGHTLVVDGANWQRRSLTNPPVTPVRDQMGRPPFGEG